In one Rutidosis leptorrhynchoides isolate AG116_Rl617_1_P2 chromosome 8, CSIRO_AGI_Rlap_v1, whole genome shotgun sequence genomic region, the following are encoded:
- the LOC139864002 gene encoding uncharacterized protein encodes MPICAAVNVKAVGQETADDADNMEIINPAYPEQKIKVGRNISADTRKQIIQLLVQCMDVFAWSENDMTGVPRHIVEYGLNVNPALKPIVQKRRGMALDRMKWLCEEVAKLVRAGILREVQNQSWIANPVLVKKPDENMIAPKTIKEVQNLTGKLAALTRFLSKAAERQFLFFKTLKGCLKQKSFVWSSEAETAFQDMKKLLKTLPTLTVPINGEILYLYISVANEAFGSVLIVERNKIQKPVYFVSKALTGSEVMADYLAEMSGELEVINERTTLKPVLDETWDLFTDGASCAEGADAGLVLANPSGEERTYPLRFNFDVSNNEAEYEALLAGLNIARKMNIAKLQAFTDSQLVANQFNGSFEAHDPSMQKYLQLLKELAARFEHFELAQVPRSQNKKADALSKLAALTFSHFQKQPNWMEPIIQYIRNDALPSDSHEARLVRERAPMYIIQNDILYRKSYCGPMMRCVGPIEAEMIVEEVHNGTCALHSGYKTIAAKIMRMGPIPTGPDNVKFLIVAIDYFTKWVEAKAVRTITVTLSIGISTKLACAVAAASRASISEQMRSPMAGGSGSGMVQCGAISSRNSTLSRSHKAAA; translated from the exons atgcctatttgtgcggctgttaatgTAAAAGCTGTAGGGCAGGAAActgctgatgatgctgataatatgGAAATTATTAATCCCGCATATCCTGAGCAGAAAATTAAAGTGGGACGCAATATTAGCGCGGATACTAGGAAgcaaataatccaattacttgtcCAGTGCATGGATGTTTTTGCTTGGAGCGaaaatgatatgactggtgttccacGTCATATTGTGGAATACGGGCTTAATGTAAATCCAGCCCTAAAACCTatagtgcaaaagcgaaggggtatggccctGGACCGCATGAAATGGTTGTGCGAAGAAGTAGCAAAATTGGTGAGAGCTGGAATTTTGCGTGAAGTTCAAAACCAATCGTGGATCGCGAATCCAGtgttggtgaaaaaacctgatg AAAATATGATCGCGCCAAAAACGATTAAAGAAGTGCAAAATTTGACGGGAAAACTGGCCGCGTTAACGCGCTTTTTGTCTAAAGCTGCTGAAAGGCAGTTTCtgtttttcaaaactttaaaaggatGTTTGAAACAAAAAAGTTTTGTTTGGTCCAGTGAAGCAGAAACCGCGTTCCAAGATatgaaaaagttgttgaaaactttgcctacactaacagtgCCAATTAATGGCGAAATTCTTTACCTTTATATATCAGTGGCAAACGAAGCTTTCGGTTCAGTTTTGATCGTggaaaggaacaaaatacaaaagccggtgtattttgttagtaaagcccTTACAGGAAGTGAA GTTATGGCGGATTACCTCGCTGAAATGTCCGGAGAATTggaggtgattaatgagcgaacCACGTTGAAACCGGTACTTGATGAAACTTGGGATTTGTTTACTGATGGTGCTTCGTGCGCAGAAGGTGCAGATGCGGGTTTAGTTTTGGCAAACCCAAGTGGTGAGGAGCGTACGTACCCACTGCGTTTTAATTTTGATGTGTCAAATAATGAAGCGGAGTATGAAGCATTACTTGCTGGTCtaaatattgcgcgaaaaatgaaTATTGCTAAGTTGCAAGCATTTACAGATTCGCagttagtagcgaatcagtttaatggCTCTTTCGAAGCACATGATCCTTCTATGCAGAAATACTTGCAGCTATTAAAGGAACTAGCAGCGCGGTTTGAGCATTTTGAACTTGCACAAGTGCCAAGAAGTCAAAACAAGAAGGCGGATGCTTTGAGCAAATTAGCCGCTTTAACGTTTTCacattttcaaaaacaa CCAAATTGGATGGAGCCAATTATACAATATATTCGCAATGATGCTTTGCCAAGCGACAGCCACGAAGCTCGTTTAGTAAGAGAGCGGGCACCAATGTATATCATCCAAAATGATATCCTATATCGTAAATCGTACTGCGGACCAATGATGCGATGTGTTGGTCCAATTGAGGCAGAAATGATTGtagaagaagtgcataatggtacttgtgcactgcattcaggctacaaaacAATTGCAgcgaaaattatgcggatgg GTCCAATTCCTACAGGGCCTGACAATGTTAAATTCCTGATTGTGGCAATCgattattttactaaatgggttgaagctaaggcggtccGCACTATCACTG TAACTTTATCGATTGGAATATCCACTAAGCTTGCTTGTGCAGTAGCAGCTGCTTCACGTGCTTCTATAAGTGAACAAATGCGATCTCCAATGGCGGGAGGTAGTGGATCTGGTATGGTGCAATGTGGAGCAATTTCATCCAGAAACTCTACTCTCTCGCGCAGTCATAAAGCAGCTGCGTAA